GCGTCAAAATTTCGTAATCGTCATCCCCCTCCCGTTTCAAATCGTCACAATCGTCACACTTGTCATAAGTGCTGTCTAGAGCGTGATTTACGGCGTGACGGTTTGAATTTTCGTGGAAGTAGTCGTCAGACAAATCGTCACGCCGTAAGTCCTTGAATTGACAATGACTTACGTCATGTGTGACGGTTGTGACGGTTTGGGTGGGTAGATACCGCTCGAAAAGTTTTGCGAGCTGGTCAGCGGTGAAAACTCGGGCGTTTCTCCGCCGGATCGACTTGACACCAAATGCCTTAAGAATCTCCACCATTCGATGCACGGAGAGCGGCCGCCCGTGGGCGATCGTCCCCCAGGGCGACTCCTCCAAAGAAATGAGCTTTTCGTGCAACTCGGAGACGGCGATTTCGGACGCCCCGCCGAGCACGTTCCTAATATCAGCCAACATGCGGATTGACAGATCTGCACAGTCGGTCTCGTCCCCACCGGCCGATATTACGACGGCGGCATGACGTGCACGCTCGGGCCAGTCACCTCCCGCTAAGTCGGCTAGGATGACAAGTGGTCGCCAATTCTCAAATGCCCGATCGTGCAGCACATCCGGCAGATCTGGCTCCGACTCCGCGGCTTGTATTAACATGGGTTGGCTGTCCATAGCCCATGCTAAAAATTTACTTGCGATAGCCCGACCCGCCGCTCTTCCGGATTTACTGTAACGGGCGATTGAACATTCCCGCGGGCGACGTTCAAGCTGGATTATCAGCGAGCGGTCCTCAACGGTGTCCCTTAAACGCCCGATGGCGGCAATAACTTTCGGGCCAAACGTCGAGAACGTTCGTGGCTCTCCCGTTTCCGGATCGCAGCGAATCACATAGGCCATATCCCTACTCCACCCCGAGTTAAGGACTCCGGCTATCTCCGGATTGCTTCTTATGAAAGTGTCAGCTTCATCGATGAGCAGCGTCGGTGCGACGGCATCGACCACATGATAGATGGCCGCTGGCGTTATATTGACAGCCGGAATTGGCCGGCAGACTAGATCGAGGAGGACGCGCAAAAAGGTGGTCTTCCCGCATCTTTTTGTGGGACTCGTAATTATGAGATACGGAACAATGTCGAAATACCGAAAGGTGAACGTAAACACAGAATACAATGCGGCTGCTTGGGCTTGCTCAGTCGTGCAGTGCACAAACCGCCGAATGTGTTCCACGGCTTCGTCAAGGGCCACTCTTAAGTCCACCGGCTCCGGCCATGGGTCCAAAACCGGTAACTGTAATGGGCGTCCAGTCCCCGACAATCCGTCAGCGGCGGAAAAATCCGCCGCTTCCGCGGCCATTGCCAGAGCTTGTTGATTATCTTGCTCTTTATCGCGACTATCTGCCTCCTCGGCGAGCTCAGTCACACGCGTGTACAGCCATTTACCGAACTCATGATGCAACTCCGACGGGATGTTCAAATACTCACCGGCAGCAGAAGCAAACTCTAACACCTTCCTGTAGCTGTCGCAGTTAACCCGGTCGCGAATCTGTTTTCCGCCGTAGTACACCTCCACAATTCGGACGCCACTACGTTCGGCTGGCCCTACGGCGACACGCGTCTCACGAAATAAATCAATCATCGAGACCGCCTCCTAAGCCTTTGTCGCACGACTCTTTGCATCGCTCGTCTCATTGCGTAGCTAACGGGTTCAGCATCGTTAAAAGACTCACTCCGCGGGTCGGGATCGCCCCCGGAAGCAGCGTCACAATCAACAGCAGCCGTCTCATCCGGCGGGCGGGTTGTCCCTGATGGGCGAAAAGCTGTAAAAACAGCCCTAATGACTTCAACATCGGCACGTGCGCGGGCCCAGTCGGACGGCCGGAGAGGCATGAGTGTTTCCTCGGCGATCACAGCTTGTGGCAACATAAAGTCGCGGAGCGACGGGGGGAGCTGACCTTCAACAAATTCCTCCCCAAGTAGTTCGGCCCTCGGATCGTCAAGCTCAGCGATTGGCGGGTTGATTATCCGAACAACAACACGATCTCGTGGCCCACGGACCTGCAAAGTCCATGGGCCGCCAGGGCGGGCTGGTGGCCAAGCGATGATGAGAAGGTTGATCCTCCCCGGATTTTGACTGGGTTGGGCGGCGGCCATAATCGCGCGGGCTCCGATTGCTTTTGCCGCCGCCGCGGAGTAAACTCTTTGTGGGTGCATTTTCGCGGCAGCGGCTCATGGTTAACTTGGTTTAACTGTGAGCCAGCTCGGGGGGTGCCGGGCAGTCCGGCACCTCTCTCTTTTTGTTCCCGGTTGTCTGTTCAGCCACCCACCGCTCAATGGCGTGGATGGAGTAACCAATTCTGCGATCTCCGAGTCGCACAAAGGGAATCTTTCCATTCTTTCTCAGCCTTTGCAGATGGCGGATTGAGATTCGGAGGGCGTGTGCCGCCTCTCTTTCGGACAGAATTAATGGCTCCACGTCCATCTCACACCTCCTCAACCAAAGAACCCAGCTTTAAGTCCTCTACTTAATTCCGCCTTGTCAACCTTCTGTGTCAACTTGTCCACACGTCACATGACGCAACATGTCATCATATCTCCATTTAAGGCGACGTCGTTGTTTTGGAGTTGTCAATATTACGCCATTTCGTGTCACCTCTCTGTTCGAGGCATGTCATACCGCGAAGCCTGATCGCGGTATTTGTCCTTCCGGGCTTCTCGTCGCGGGATCGCATACGTCCGGTACCAGTTGCTCCGACGGATAGCCTCATGCGAACAACGGAGAAGCCTCGCAAGCTCGCGGAGATTGGCGTTGCTGAGCCGCTCGGCGAAGATATCATTTAGATCACACAACGCGTGCAATTTTTCGTCGACGGTGCCAGGTCCTTCGAGAATTTTGAGCACCGGCTGGATGATATCCGACCCGGGGGCGAAGAACTGGACAAGCCGCATGAGCGAGTCATCATTTGCCGCCGGTGTCCCGCTCGGTTGCGTGTTCTGAAGCCCCGCGACCTTTGCAAGTACCTCGTCATAGACGCGGCGATACAACGCCGCAATGTCCTCCGGAGAAAGCCGGGCTGGCTCCGAACCAATAAACGCCATCGCTGCCCGCTTCGTGTCTTCAGATAAATGTGGCAAGGCCCACGTAATGGCACGAAATGCGTTGGTGATTTTATCGTAATTCCGTCGCGTGCTAACCTCGAGCGTTGCCAATTGCAGTTTATCTGCCTCCGTCGGTTGCCGCTGTCTCTCTAGAATCTCAATAATCGATGTCAGTGACTTACTAGCGACGCGAAGCAGATTAAGGTAGTCCGTCCAGTATTCCGGATCCCCCGCCAGAGCAAGGCAAAGAAGATAATCGTAACTCTCAGGAGCGTTCAGCATGTGCCAACCCCACCCACCCAGAGGAATCCTGATTACCATCAATGCCTCCACGCTTAACCCATTGACGCACGCATATAGTTAGTATCCGGCGACAATTTGTTTTCTAGGCCGCCAGCCGAGGCTAGCGGCCACCAAAGGGGGCAGAATACCACTCAGGAACTGGCAATTCTCAGCGTGAAACTCAATCGCTCCTCATTTGTCACCGCGATCTTCACATCACCGCGGCAGGTGACCCGCAGATTCGCGAACTCGCCCGACGCGGCTGCGGCTTCTTCACCAAGTAACACTTCCGGATCGGAGAGCGTATAAAGGAGCCGATCGCGGGCCACTACCGCCGCCACAAAGTCGCCGTCATCCGCCAGCGACGGCAGCTCGGCGAGTAAAATTCGCAAGCCCATAAACCGGCCATTAGCCAGCTCAATGGCCGCGGCACTGCCCGCGGAAACTGACTCACGTAGAGTGTGATAACGACTCGGACTTACCACGAATAACGCCCGCGGCTGGCCGTCCGTCAACGTCGTAAATACCCCGGCTCTCGATTCCTGTGCCAGTGCGTTTGCCACGGCCGCATAGGTGAACTCTGCGATCTGGGCTTGCGGTAGTGACTGAAGCTCGGAATCAAAGAGTAAGTCATAAGCTCGGGCTAAAGCACTGCCCAACAGTGCCGCCACAAAGCTTTGGGAAGCCTCTGACTCCGGCGGCCAGAACGCGTGCGATACGAGGAGCGGCCCAGCCATGATGCGGCGTGGGCTGATCTCTAGGCGTGCTAGTGCCCAGTGAGTCACGCCTGCCTGTTGTTCCTGCAGCGTAACCGTGTGAAGCGGCCCACTTGTCGGATCCGTGGCCGTAATCCGGCACAGGTCAGCAGGCCCAGTCAGGATAGCCTGCATGCCCATGCCCGGCTCGAGTTGAACCTCACGGCCAAAGCGAAAAGGAATAGATAATCTCACGCCGTCATAAAACGCTTCGTACACCGCACTTACTCGGCCGCCTTCAAAATCGGGCTGGAGCTTATTAAGGAGTGGAATTTGGACCCGCCGCAGAGCAAATGGGTTGCCGTCGGCAATAGTGAGAGCGATACCGAGGCGTGCGGCTACCCTTCTCAATTTCTCCGGCGACAATTCCGCTTCGCCATTGAGGAAGCGAGATAAATGGGATACATGGATACCACAGTCCTCAGCGAGTTGACTGAGCTTCAGTCCGCGTTTCTCAATCGATTGCTTAATCTGACCGCGAATGTTTGTCATTTGCGCCCTCCTTTCTATTTATTGAGCCGTCTCGCTCGCGCTCGTTTAACGGATTCTGACTCCACTCGCTTCTGGAACAAAACCAACTCGGGATCTACTGGTAGTGTGGCCGCTGCCTTTTCAAGCTCTTCTTCCGCATCCTGTGCGGCCACAATCTTCTCCAATTGGATGATGGCCTTATTCAATGTCGCTAACGCAGAAATTAGTGGATGCAACCGCTTAACAGGCCCCGAGTTTCGCTGCACGGTGAGTAACAAACCTGACTGTCTGATTTCCTCAAGAGCATCACCCCAAAGGTGGCGTAACTGCCGGAGTCGGCTCTTGGCATCAGCCACTGATGAGTTGGAATTCTTCTCATCGCACACTTCAGCACTCATGAGCACCTCCATTTTTTCTGCGGTGCGTTTCCAAGCCGGGCGGACTAGAACAGAACATGAGCGGATGCTTGCGGAAGAGCGTGGTTTTAGACCGCCCCATTGTGTCAGTCGCCTTACAGTTCGAATGCCCCTAATCATCTCGCTTCTAATTGTACCACGCCATGCAACCAATACAAGCGGTAGAGGCAAGATTTTTTCCCCCGGTGCAATACATCCCCACCGGGTGGTGGGTTCTATCTGTGCTCTAATCTGGAGAACGCGAATTTTGGCCCTATTTTGGCCCCTCTTGGCTTCATGACTCGGAAGCCTTGCAGGCAGCCAATCGGCCCTTATAGGCCAAATGTCGCGATGTTTTTTTCGCCAACTCGCGTTGCAAAATATGCTCATCGGACGCAGCACCCGAAAAACAGGACTTGGTAGAGCATCGCAGCTTAGCAGCGTGCACATTTCCGCCCCACTTGGCTGCTAACGTCCGGAGGCGGGGATCCGTCCCCGCACACCGGCCGCCGTGATCCGTCACGCGATCAGTTCCATCGCGATCTTCTTCACATCAGCGGGCAGCTCCTCTAGCTCATAGCCTTCCGCAAGAAGCCAACCCGCTGCCTGTTCGGCGTCAATGAGCTTGCCGCACGCGGGGCGGCCGGGAGAGAGAATCTCCAGCCAGTAATTGCCCTTCCTGCTCTTGTGAAGCCGCTCCGTCCCATCCTTAGAGTTCCAACTGGCGACGCTCTGGCTCGCATCAAGAGCCGCATAACTGTGCACGTCGAAATACATGAGCAAGCCTCCTCTAACTGGAACACCACTCACCCATCACCCCCGCGATGCCGCGGGCCACGGGGGGAGTACGTCACGCACCAATAACTTGGCTCCAGCCCAATATCGCCGGATCGCGTGATAACAGCCCATCAGGTTGGGTTGCGGCTCAACCGCGGTATCCTTCATCCCGTAGGGCGTCGTCGCCATGACGTGCCAGCCATCGGGCTGGCGAACCGCCCCGAGTACAACAACATGGCCGTCGATTACCAGATAGGCTAAGGAGAGAAAGGCCGGATCACTTCCGGAGTCTCTCGGTGTGCTTTGCTGGAGTCCGCTTTCCATGTTTACCCTCCCACTTCCTGAAGCTCGCACGCATCCGCAACCTTTTCATGCTCATCCCCGGGCCTTCCATCATCACACCTTAGCCGCAGCCGGTGCTGTTCGGCTCTGCCGCTTGTCCAGGCTCGTGGCGGGAGCGGCTTCCTGTTCCGCGGTCTCAACGTAATCGAGGGAGTATTGAACCCGTGCACAGTGGAGCCTGACTGTCCGTCCGCGGCGTTCAAACAGGGCACACCAGCTCCCGCAACTAATCTCGTCACTGGAGAACGGGCAAACCTTCTGGAGCCACTCGCCTTGCGGGTGCTCACCGTCGCTGCCCCACAGGCAGCCGAAGCGATCTAGCTTAAAACGCATAACTGGGCCTCCTTTGCATCAGCCAAACAAACGTGCACGTGGCCCGTCGGCGTCCGCTCGCCGACACAGTACTTTGGCCAAGTGCACACCCCTGTGCACACCCAGAGGATATGGTGCAGTCGCAAGTTATTTCCTAGAAATAACTTATGACAAGTGTTTCGAATTCCGCCGCCTCCACTGGATTGTTCCGCGAACAGAAGTTAGCACTGGAATAGGACTGCCCAATTTCGCTTGCGGGAAGCAGTTCTGACGCACTTCTCTCTGCCTTGTCTGTCTTTCGGGTCTTGTCAAAATTGCCAGGCCGATTTTTACGCCATTAATTGCTGAATTCTTCGACATTATTTGCTTGATGGCGCGGGAGGATCTTCCGTGGGTGACTAGCAGTCGATTGCCTCGGTGGGGGTTTCATAAACCTTTAGTGGGGTGCAAATAATCTTTGAGCGCCACTCGTGTGGCCTAAGTGTTCCAGTGCCCCAGTACCTCGGCAGGTATTCGCTTCTCATGGGCCCTCGCGAAAAGCAGGGATGCAGTCAAACATCGAGGAATAGTTTGTCCGTTTTCGCCATGGTGAAATCAACTTGCAATAACGTGTCAAGAAGGGTATTTGGAAATATTCAGAAAATTCTTTCCAAGATTTGGGTCGGTCATTCGTCAATTAGGATAGGCGGAGGACGAACGAAGGGTCAGCAAGGATGGCGAAGAGGGTTCTGGCGATGTCGAATTGTTTTGTAAGAAGAAGAGGAGTGTGAGCCATGTTGCAGCTCAAAACACCGTGGTGGATTGTTGCGGGAGTGGGAATTCTGGTGGTGGGAAGTTTGGGCGTTGCCACAACGTGGAGTTATATCAAGACTGGGTGGCGGAAAGTGGGGCAAAGCATCCGGGACGCCACTCCTATTGCGTTTGACCTCGAACGCCTGAACGGCGAATTGAAGGACCTCGAACCCGAGATCCGGCGAAACATGCAGGTGGTGGCCCAACTGGAAGTGGAGACTGAAAATCTTGAGCAAGACATTGCACGGATGGAACAGGAACAGGCTCAGGCCTTTGCCGAGATGAAAAAGTTGCGAGAGGCGCTGGGCCAGGGAAAATCCGAATACCAGTTCGCCGGACAGGTGTATAAACGGAGCGAGGTGGAGGCAGACCTTGCCCGGCGTATGGACAACTATCAGATACGCCAGGCTGATTTGGAGGCGAAAAAACAACTTCTGGCGGAGCGACAGCGTCACCTGGAGAATGCCAAGAAAAAGGTGGACGCCTATCGTCAGCAATACGACCAGCTCAAGCTCAAAGCCGAATCGCTGGCAGGCCAGTTGAAGGCGCTGGAGGCGACCCAGGCCGTGGGAACTGTGGCCATCGATCAATCCCGGCTGGGACGGGCGA
This is a stretch of genomic DNA from Thermogutta terrifontis. It encodes these proteins:
- a CDS encoding DUF3631 domain-containing protein, which produces MIDLFRETRVAVGPAERSGVRIVEVYYGGKQIRDRVNCDSYRKVLEFASAAGEYLNIPSELHHEFGKWLYTRVTELAEEADSRDKEQDNQQALAMAAEAADFSAADGLSGTGRPLQLPVLDPWPEPVDLRVALDEAVEHIRRFVHCTTEQAQAAALYSVFTFTFRYFDIVPYLIITSPTKRCGKTTFLRVLLDLVCRPIPAVNITPAAIYHVVDAVAPTLLIDEADTFIRSNPEIAGVLNSGWSRDMAYVIRCDPETGEPRTFSTFGPKVIAAIGRLRDTVEDRSLIIQLERRPRECSIARYSKSGRAAGRAIASKFLAWAMDSQPMLIQAAESEPDLPDVLHDRAFENWRPLVILADLAGGDWPERARHAAVVISAGGDETDCADLSIRMLADIRNVLGGASEIAVSELHEKLISLEESPWGTIAHGRPLSVHRMVEILKAFGVKSIRRRNARVFTADQLAKLFERYLPTQTVTTVTHDVSHCQFKDLRRDDLSDDYFHENSNRHAVNHALDSTYDKCDDCDDLKREGDDDYEILTL
- a CDS encoding helix-turn-helix transcriptional regulator; the encoded protein is MDVEPLILSEREAAHALRISIRHLQRLRKNGKIPFVRLGDRRIGYSIHAIERWVAEQTTGNKKREVPDCPAPPELAHS
- a CDS encoding helix-turn-helix domain-containing protein, which translates into the protein MTNIRGQIKQSIEKRGLKLSQLAEDCGIHVSHLSRFLNGEAELSPEKLRRVAARLGIALTIADGNPFALRRVQIPLLNKLQPDFEGGRVSAVYEAFYDGVRLSIPFRFGREVQLEPGMGMQAILTGPADLCRITATDPTSGPLHTVTLQEQQAGVTHWALARLEISPRRIMAGPLLVSHAFWPPESEASQSFVAALLGSALARAYDLLFDSELQSLPQAQIAEFTYAAVANALAQESRAGVFTTLTDGQPRALFVVSPSRYHTLRESVSAGSAAAIELANGRFMGLRILLAELPSLADDGDFVAAVVARDRLLYTLSDPEVLLGEEAAAASGEFANLRVTCRGDVKIAVTNEERLSFTLRIASS